The Struthio camelus isolate bStrCam1 chromosome 12, bStrCam1.hap1, whole genome shotgun sequence genome includes a window with the following:
- the CCNB2 gene encoding G2/mitotic-specific cyclin-B2, with the protein MALPRRAAVPRGVENAVNEPNRKAKTQVTGRRTALEEIGNKVSTRGTHIAKKAERFKASTKPIKGPSKMTNIIALPKPPAVVNQVSKETSVPKVLSPVPMDVSMQEEDLCQAFSDVLLNNVEDIDAEDWENPQLCSDYVKDIYLYLRQLELQQSVRPHYLDGKAINGRMRAILVDWLVQVHSRFQLLQETLYMCVAVMDRFLQSHPVPRKRLQLVGVTALLLASKYEEMFSPDVADFVYITDNAYTSEEVREMEIVILKELNFDLGRPLPLHFLRRASKAAEADAEQHTLAKYLMELTLVDYDMVHHHPSEIAAAALCLSQKILGHNKWGMKQQYYTGYTEDRLVITMKHMAKNVVKVNENLTKYTAIKNKYASSKLLMISTIPQLNCKIIKDLASSLV; encoded by the exons ATggcgctgccgcgccgcgccgcc GTCCCTAGAGGGGTTGAGAATGCTGTGAATGAACCTAATCGTAAAGCTAAAACTCAAGTAACTGGCAGAAGGACTGCTTTGGAAGAAATAGGAAACAAAGTTTCAACACGAGGAACGCACATAGCTAAG AAAGCAGAACGCTTCAAAGCATCTACAAAACCTATAAAAGGGCCTAGTAAGATGACAAATATAATTGCACTGCCTAAACCTCCAGCTGTTGTGAATCAAGTATCCAAAGAAACAAGTGTTCCAAAG GTTCTGTCTCCGGTTCCTATGGATGTGTCTATGCAAGAAGAGGATTTGTGCCAAGCCTTCTCTGATGTATTGCTCAACAACGTAGAAGACATTGACGCTGAGGATTGGGAGAACCCGCAGCTTTGTAGTGACTATGTAAAAGATATCTATCTTTATCTGAGACAGCTTGAG CTGCAGCAATCGGTGCGCCCCCATTACCTCGATGGGAAGGCGATCAATGGGCGTATGCGTGCAATTTTAGTTGACTGGCTTGTCCAGGTCCACTCAAGATTCCAGCTTTTGCAGGAGACACTGTATATGTGTGTTGCAGTTATGGATCGCTTCTTACAA AGTCATCCAGTACCCCGTAAGAGGCTTCAGTTGGTGGGTGTAACAGCACTGCTTCTTGCTTCAAAATATGAAGAGATGTTCTCTCCTGATGTAGCAGACTTTGTTTACATTACTGACAATGCCTACACCAGTGAAGAAGTTAGAGAAATGGAGATCGTGATTCTCAAAGAGTTGAACTTTGATTTGGGACGTCCTCTTCCGCTTCACTTCCTAAGAAGAGCGTCAAAAGCTGCTGAG GCTGATGCTGAGCAACATACGCTAGCAAAATATCTAATGGAGCTGACTCTGGTGGATTATGACATGGTGCACCATCATCCTTCAGAGATTGCAGCTGCTGCATTATGCTTGTCACAAAAGATCCTAGGACATAACAAATGG GGTATGAAGCAGCAGTACTATACTGGCTATACAGAAGACAGGCTTGTGATAACTATGAAACACATGGCCAAGAATGTTGTCAAAGTAAATGAGAACTTAACAAAATACACT GCTATAAAGAACAAGTATGCAAGTAGCAAACTCCTGATGATCAGCACAATCCCTCAGCTGAACTGCAAGATAATCAAGGACCTAGCTTCATCGCTCGTATGA